One genomic window of Verrucomicrobiota bacterium includes the following:
- a CDS encoding 5-formyltetrahydrofolate cyclo-ligase: MTIPEQKTQLRREVQARLKTVTAAERLAAAELVGQHVRANPIWQSAEIVLFYAARWDELDLWPLLLEAMKQGKQVALPQYVAERDAYQACRIQDLEGDLGVGHYGIREPRAGREIVSLKRLDLILVPGLAYSVAGVRLGRGKGYYDRMLAGASGIWCGIGHDWQFGLPVPTEAHDIRLHCIRTPKLWREFAPPSTAGE; this comes from the coding sequence ATGACCATTCCTGAGCAGAAAACGCAGTTGCGGCGGGAGGTCCAAGCCCGGTTAAAAACCGTCACGGCTGCGGAACGGTTGGCCGCTGCGGAGCTGGTTGGCCAGCATGTGCGGGCAAATCCCATTTGGCAAAGCGCCGAAATTGTCCTATTTTATGCGGCACGGTGGGATGAATTGGACTTGTGGCCGCTATTGTTGGAAGCGATGAAGCAGGGAAAGCAGGTGGCGCTGCCTCAATATGTTGCTGAACGGGATGCGTATCAGGCCTGCCGCATACAGGATCTGGAGGGGGATCTGGGAGTGGGGCATTATGGCATCCGCGAGCCGCGAGCCGGGCGCGAAATTGTTTCGTTAAAGCGGCTGGACTTGATACTGGTACCTGGGTTAGCTTACTCTGTGGCTGGCGTTCGGCTGGGGAGAGGTAAAGGGTACTACGACCGGATGTTGGCGGGCGCTTCTGGCATTTGGTGTGGCATTGGGCATGACTGGCAGTTTGGGCTGCCGGTGCCGACGGAAGCGCACGATATACGTTTACATTGTATTAGAACACCGAAGCTCTGGCGCGAGTTCGCTCCGCCGAGCACGGCTGGTGAATGA
- a CDS encoding PEP-CTERM sorting domain-containing protein produces MKNSIKLLALVAVGLMSASRASATSNPVFYTDPATFGTDSGGTFLQLAFPLPTANGGQFESVGTSLTLAPVTYTVGGGGAMTLYHDAAFTPANYYYLGAVGADLTVTFTGTQHYIAFALGMYNTGGSISVSANGRPATTFSVPGGPTPQFVGVGYLQPITSLVFHDTSGSFGNIDLVAPLSAAPSVPEPSTLALAGLSLAGLFMARRRRQ; encoded by the coding sequence ATGAAAAACTCAATCAAACTCCTGGCCTTGGTCGCGGTGGGACTTATGTCCGCCTCGCGAGCGTCCGCCACCTCCAACCCGGTGTTTTACACGGACCCCGCCACGTTCGGAACCGACAGCGGTGGCACCTTCCTGCAACTGGCCTTCCCCCTGCCGACCGCCAATGGCGGACAATTCGAATCCGTTGGCACCAGCCTCACGCTCGCTCCAGTCACCTATACGGTTGGGGGTGGCGGGGCGATGACCCTCTATCACGATGCGGCATTCACACCTGCGAATTATTACTATCTGGGGGCTGTGGGCGCTGACCTGACGGTCACCTTTACCGGGACCCAACATTATATCGCATTTGCGTTGGGCATGTACAATACGGGCGGGAGCATCTCCGTTTCCGCCAACGGGCGTCCGGCAACCACGTTTTCAGTTCCCGGCGGGCCCACGCCACAGTTTGTTGGCGTTGGCTACTTGCAGCCCATTACGAGCTTGGTGTTTCACGACACCAGCGGCAGCTTTGGCAACATAGACCTCGTGGCCCCGCTCAGCGCGGCGCCGTCCGTCCCGGAACCTTCCACCCTGGCGTTGGCCGGGCTTTCCCTGGCAGGTCTGTTCATGGCCCGCCGCCGCCGCCAATAA
- the rny gene encoding ribonuclease Y, with protein MIIFADTRLLIEGAICLISGALIGFLVSRWKYQSFRETAEAAGRGIVENARRQAEALQREMRLAANEEAMKLREQAEQVIAARRKEASEQEERLVRWEGQLKQQLDLQTQREQALESQQRLCHDREVAIETRQKDLEVLARQRRDRLEQIAQFSAAEAKAELIQQVQQETAQEATELVRRMLDEAKAQADEKARYVVSVAIQRYAGTQSFESTTATISLPNEEIKGRIIGREGRNIRAFENAAGVTVLIDDTPNAVVLSGFDPVRREIAREAMSRLIQDGRIHPTRIEEVVAKVSQEMQEAILRHGEESVRVTGVGPTAPEIIQQLGRLHYRHSFSQNILHHSIEVAHLMGLMAAELRLDVTAAKRAGLLHDIGKAMDHELEGAHAVVGAEFIKRHGESPRIVNAVASHHGDVPPEGPISALLAAADAISASRPGARSETMAIYLKRVEELERIAMSFPGVEKCFAVQAGRELRVLVQPEEVNDTEAFNLSRKIARRVEEELQYPGQIRVVVMRETRCIEFAK; from the coding sequence ATGATCATTTTTGCAGATACACGGCTCCTGATCGAAGGGGCCATTTGCCTTATTAGTGGCGCATTGATCGGCTTTTTGGTGTCCCGCTGGAAGTATCAATCCTTCCGGGAGACAGCGGAAGCCGCCGGGAGGGGTATTGTCGAAAATGCCCGGCGTCAGGCCGAGGCACTGCAACGGGAGATGCGGCTGGCGGCCAATGAAGAGGCGATGAAATTGCGCGAGCAGGCCGAGCAGGTGATCGCCGCGCGCCGCAAAGAGGCATCCGAACAGGAGGAACGGTTGGTTCGCTGGGAGGGGCAGTTGAAACAGCAATTGGATTTGCAGACGCAGCGCGAGCAAGCCTTGGAAAGCCAGCAGCGACTCTGCCACGACCGGGAGGTGGCCATCGAGACTCGGCAGAAGGACTTGGAAGTGCTGGCGCGTCAGCGCCGGGATCGGTTGGAACAGATCGCCCAGTTCAGCGCCGCCGAAGCCAAGGCGGAGCTAATCCAACAAGTGCAACAGGAAACCGCCCAGGAAGCCACGGAATTGGTGCGGCGGATGTTGGACGAGGCCAAGGCTCAGGCCGATGAGAAAGCCCGCTACGTGGTCAGTGTCGCCATCCAGCGTTATGCGGGCACCCAGAGCTTTGAATCCACCACCGCCACGATCAGCCTGCCCAATGAGGAAATCAAGGGGCGCATTATTGGGCGCGAGGGGCGAAACATCCGCGCCTTTGAAAACGCCGCCGGTGTGACCGTGCTGATTGATGATACCCCCAACGCCGTGGTGCTCTCCGGCTTTGACCCGGTGCGCCGGGAAATTGCCCGGGAAGCCATGTCCCGCCTTATTCAGGATGGGCGCATTCACCCCACCCGCATTGAGGAAGTGGTGGCCAAAGTGAGCCAGGAGATGCAGGAGGCGATTCTGCGCCACGGGGAGGAATCCGTCCGCGTCACCGGCGTGGGGCCCACCGCTCCGGAAATCATCCAGCAATTGGGGCGGCTCCATTATCGCCACAGCTTTTCCCAGAACATCCTCCATCACTCCATTGAAGTCGCTCACCTCATGGGCTTGATGGCGGCGGAATTGCGGTTGGATGTGACGGCGGCGAAGCGCGCCGGGCTATTGCATGATATTGGCAAAGCCATGGATCACGAGCTGGAAGGGGCGCACGCGGTGGTGGGGGCCGAATTCATCAAGCGCCATGGGGAATCCCCGCGGATTGTCAACGCCGTGGCCTCGCACCATGGCGATGTGCCGCCGGAAGGTCCGATCAGCGCCTTACTGGCTGCGGCCGACGCCATCAGCGCATCCCGGCCCGGCGCCCGTTCTGAGACGATGGCGATTTACCTCAAGCGGGTGGAAGAGTTGGAGCGCATTGCCATGTCCTTCCCTGGCGTGGAAAAATGCTTCGCGGTGCAGGCGGGTCGGGAATTGCGCGTATTGGTCCAGCCTGAGGAGGTGAACGATACCGAGGCCTTTAACCTGTCGCGAAAGATTGCCCGCCGGGTGGAAGAGGAACTCCAGTATCCCGGCCAGATTCGCGTGGTTGTCATGCGCGAAACCCGGTGCATCGAATTTGCGAAGTGA
- a CDS encoding replication-associated recombination protein A — MSRDDLFKTQTPAEPARGPETGPEPVRTRSPLAARMRPRTLAEYVGQSHILAPGQLLRRSIESDRIQSLIFFGPPGTGKTSLAQIIARQTRSKFERLSGVESNVADMRRVLSAAANRWENTGQSTILFVDEIHRFNKSQQDVLLPDVESGVVRLIGATTHNPFFFVNSPLVSRSQIFELQPLTELELLELLRRALVEEERGLGYLKIQAEAGALEHLARMADGDARKALNALEVAALTTAPGADGVIRLTLAVAEQSIQKKAVAYGDDAHYDTISAFIKSMRGSDPDAALYWLAKMIHAGEDPRFITRRMMICAAEDVGLADPMALVLTVSAHQAAEFVGWPEARIPIAEAAIYIATAHKSNSAIMAVDAALKDVQAGRTLAVPEHLKDGHYAGAEKLGHGVGYQYAHGFPGHFVPQDYLGADKRYYQPTGMGTEKKIKERLDYWRAQMAEAKGKGA; from the coding sequence ATGTCGCGGGATGATTTATTCAAAACCCAAACGCCGGCGGAACCAGCCAGGGGGCCGGAGACCGGCCCGGAGCCGGTGCGCACCCGGTCGCCGCTGGCGGCGCGGATGCGTCCGCGCACGCTGGCGGAGTATGTCGGCCAATCGCATATTCTCGCGCCCGGCCAGCTTCTGCGGCGGTCCATTGAGTCGGACCGCATTCAATCGCTGATTTTTTTCGGTCCGCCCGGCACGGGCAAAACTTCGCTGGCCCAGATCATCGCCCGGCAGACGCGCAGCAAGTTTGAGCGGTTGAGCGGGGTGGAGTCGAATGTCGCCGACATGCGGCGGGTACTCAGTGCGGCCGCCAACCGTTGGGAAAACACCGGGCAATCCACGATCCTCTTTGTGGATGAAATCCACCGGTTTAACAAGTCGCAGCAGGATGTGCTGTTGCCGGATGTGGAGTCCGGGGTGGTGCGGCTGATTGGGGCCACCACGCATAACCCGTTTTTCTTCGTCAATTCCCCACTGGTTTCCCGTTCGCAGATTTTCGAGTTGCAGCCGCTCACGGAATTGGAGTTGCTGGAATTGTTGCGGCGCGCCCTGGTGGAGGAGGAACGCGGGCTGGGATACTTGAAGATTCAGGCGGAAGCCGGCGCGTTGGAACACCTGGCCAGGATGGCGGATGGCGACGCGCGCAAGGCGCTCAATGCGCTGGAGGTGGCCGCCCTGACCACGGCGCCCGGAGCGGATGGGGTGATTCGCCTGACGCTGGCGGTGGCGGAGCAGAGCATCCAAAAGAAGGCGGTGGCATACGGGGATGACGCCCACTACGACACCATTTCCGCGTTCATCAAGTCCATGCGCGGCAGTGATCCGGATGCGGCGTTGTATTGGCTGGCAAAGATGATTCATGCCGGCGAGGACCCGCGCTTCATCACGCGGCGGATGATGATCTGCGCGGCGGAGGATGTGGGGTTGGCCGATCCCATGGCGTTGGTGCTGACCGTGTCGGCGCATCAGGCGGCGGAATTTGTCGGGTGGCCCGAGGCGCGGATTCCCATCGCCGAGGCGGCTATCTACATTGCCACCGCCCATAAGTCCAATTCCGCCATCATGGCGGTGGATGCGGCGTTGAAGGATGTGCAGGCGGGGCGCACGCTGGCGGTACCGGAACATTTGAAGGATGGGCACTATGCCGGTGCGGAAAAGCTGGGGCATGGGGTGGGGTATCAGTACGCCCATGGTTTTCCAGGGCATTTTGTGCCGCAGGATTATTTGGGGGCGGATAAGCGGTATTATCAGCCCACCGGCATGGGGACGGAAAAGAAGATTAAGGAACGGCTGGACTATTGGCGGGCACAAATGGCCGAGGCCAAGGGGAAGGGGGCATGA
- a CDS encoding RNA polymerase sigma factor, with the protein MRTPTGSRYNPPPMDAEAELVRQCLRGDTRAWDDLFDQHYAVTGRFIFQLSSSLAQEDVEEICQEVFLSVVKHLPSFGGKSRLQTWIFRIAVNQTRDYVEKQRAAKRGGGVAPLSLQAEDPESGLTLDPPSTAPSPDLLLAAREDLAVVTRALEQLGEPCREIIELRYFGDLSYDEIGESLQLNLKTVSSRLSKCRDKLEALTRAIILREKSLRTSV; encoded by the coding sequence TTGCGGACGCCGACCGGTTCGCGTTATAATCCCCCTCCGATGGATGCCGAGGCCGAACTGGTCCGCCAGTGCCTGCGTGGTGATACGCGGGCATGGGACGATTTGTTCGATCAGCATTACGCCGTCACCGGGCGTTTTATCTTCCAGCTTTCCTCATCCCTGGCGCAGGAGGATGTCGAGGAAATCTGCCAGGAGGTGTTTTTATCTGTCGTCAAGCACCTGCCCTCGTTTGGCGGCAAGAGCCGCCTGCAAACCTGGATCTTCCGCATTGCCGTCAACCAGACCCGTGATTATGTCGAGAAGCAGCGCGCCGCCAAGCGCGGCGGCGGGGTGGCGCCGCTATCCCTCCAAGCCGAGGACCCCGAATCGGGCCTTACCCTCGATCCCCCCAGCACTGCTCCCAGCCCGGATTTGTTGCTGGCCGCCCGGGAAGACCTGGCGGTGGTGACCCGCGCCCTGGAGCAACTCGGCGAGCCTTGCCGGGAGATCATCGAGTTGCGGTATTTCGGCGATTTGAGCTATGACGAAATTGGCGAATCCTTGCAGTTGAACCTGAAAACCGTGAGTTCCCGCCTGAGTAAATGCCGGGACAAATTGGAAGCGCTGACGCGGGCGATAATTTTACGGGAGAAATCGCTGCGGACTTCCGTCTAA
- a CDS encoding GH1 family beta-glucosidase has product MNNSSKHSQDGAWDRRAFLGGAAGGLAALMSTSCASLPGGGEPKASGHGGAGAGTFPKDFVWGVATAAYQLEGAAFEDGRKAATWDTFSRIPGKVVNGDTGEVACDHYHRYEEDVRLIADLGVKHYRLSVAWPRIIPDGRGAVNAKGLDFYKRLLDCLQKHGITPHITLFHWDTPQALEDRYGAWRSREIATDFAEYCSVVTKNLGDRVQYWMTINEIFCFTYLGYGVKTMPKFAPGVVLNTRKELANLVHHANLAHGLACQAIRAASPVKPHVSIVINYDAYIPAVETPENIEATKRAFVGEEHNGTVLVPILTGSYGKRIMEKLGPEAPDIREGDMKTICQPLDALGFNIYTGSYVRAASNPDGYELLPLPKAYPQMHVPWLNFLPESLYWGVRMLTDALGKAELPIFITENGCPTDDELTKTGEVLDLARVMYTRAYLKNAHRAIQEGYPLKGYFHWSLMDNFEWADGYSRRFGLVYVDYPTQKRIPKLGYHWYKQVVQQNRIV; this is encoded by the coding sequence ATGAATAACAGCAGCAAGCATTCTCAAGACGGAGCCTGGGATCGCCGGGCTTTCCTCGGCGGCGCGGCGGGCGGGCTCGCGGCCCTGATGTCCACCTCCTGCGCCTCGCTGCCCGGCGGGGGCGAACCCAAAGCCTCCGGCCACGGCGGCGCGGGGGCCGGGACGTTCCCCAAGGATTTCGTCTGGGGCGTCGCCACCGCCGCGTATCAGCTTGAAGGCGCCGCGTTCGAGGACGGCCGCAAAGCCGCCACGTGGGACACGTTCAGCCGCATCCCCGGCAAAGTCGTCAATGGCGACACCGGCGAAGTGGCGTGCGACCACTATCACCGTTACGAAGAGGACGTGCGCCTCATCGCCGATCTCGGCGTCAAGCATTACCGCCTGAGCGTCGCGTGGCCGCGGATCATTCCCGATGGCCGCGGCGCGGTCAACGCCAAGGGCCTGGACTTCTACAAGCGCCTGCTCGACTGTCTCCAGAAGCACGGCATCACGCCCCACATCACCCTCTTCCATTGGGATACGCCCCAGGCGTTGGAAGACCGCTACGGCGCGTGGCGCAGCCGCGAGATCGCCACTGACTTTGCCGAGTACTGCTCCGTCGTCACCAAAAACCTCGGCGACCGCGTCCAGTACTGGATGACCATCAACGAAATCTTCTGCTTCACCTATCTGGGCTACGGCGTCAAGACGATGCCCAAGTTCGCGCCGGGCGTCGTCCTCAACACCCGCAAGGAACTCGCCAACCTGGTGCACCACGCCAACCTCGCGCACGGGCTGGCGTGCCAGGCGATTCGCGCGGCCTCGCCCGTCAAGCCGCACGTCTCCATCGTCATCAACTACGACGCCTACATCCCGGCGGTGGAAACCCCGGAGAACATCGAGGCGACCAAGCGGGCGTTCGTCGGCGAAGAACATAACGGGACCGTCCTCGTGCCGATCCTCACCGGCAGCTACGGCAAGCGGATCATGGAGAAGCTCGGCCCGGAAGCCCCGGACATCCGCGAGGGCGACATGAAGACCATCTGCCAGCCCTTGGACGCGCTCGGCTTCAACATCTACACCGGCTCCTACGTCCGCGCCGCCAGCAACCCGGACGGCTACGAACTCCTGCCCTTGCCCAAGGCCTACCCGCAAATGCACGTGCCGTGGCTGAACTTCCTCCCGGAAAGCCTCTACTGGGGCGTGCGCATGCTCACCGATGCCCTGGGCAAAGCCGAACTACCCATCTTCATCACCGAAAACGGCTGCCCCACCGACGACGAACTCACGAAAACTGGCGAAGTGCTTGACCTCGCGCGCGTCATGTACACCCGCGCCTACCTCAAGAACGCCCATCGCGCCATCCAGGAAGGCTACCCCCTCAAGGGCTACTTCCACTGGAGCCTCATGGACAACTTCGAGTGGGCCGACGGCTACAGCCGCCGGTTCGGGCTCGTGTACGTGGATTACCCCACCCAGAAGCGCATCCCCAAGCTCGGCTATCATTGGTACAAGCAAGTCGTCCAACAAAACCGCATCGTCTGA